One part of the Eublepharis macularius isolate TG4126 chromosome 16, MPM_Emac_v1.0, whole genome shotgun sequence genome encodes these proteins:
- the FGF23 gene encoding fibroblast growth factor 23 isoform X1 — MSRASQCGFLEFMLFAMCSWEGIAAFPNASPLLSPNWGNTDSMLHLYTSSTRNSFHLQIHSSGLVDGSPHQTAYSALVIKSEGAGFVAISGVKSGRYLCMDLNGDIFGSHYFRYEDCTFKHWTLENGYDVYQSPKYHYLVSLGKVKQPLFPGMNPPLFSQFLSRRNEIPLAQFNTPEPRRLTRHANADPFDSIIAAPNSLTNSQRLQNPSVQSPHSAGDKDRDPLRAIISRNGPHG, encoded by the exons ATGTCCCGGGCCTCTCAGTGTGGCTTCCTGGAGTTTATGCTGTTTGCAATGTGCAGCTGGGAGGGAATTGCTGCTTTTCCAAATGCCTCGCCTCTGCTCAGCCCCAACTGGGGGAACACGGACAGCATGCTGCACCTGTACACATCCTCGACACGGAACAGTTTCCACCTGCAAATCCACTCCAGTGGTCTTGTGGATGGAAGTCCTCACCAAACAGCATATA GTGCGCTGGTGATCAAATCTGAAGGGGCAGGTTTTGTGGCGATCAGTGGTGTGAAAAGTGGGCGCTATCTCTGCATGGACCTCAATGGGGATATCTTTGGATCA cactaCTTTCGTTATGAAGACTGCACTTTCAAACATTGGACCCTGGAAAATGGTTACGATGTCTACCAGTCTCCCAAGTACCACTATCTAGTCAGTCTTGGCAAAGTGAAGCAGCCTCTGTTCCCTGGTATGAATCCACCACTGTTTTCCCAGTTCTTGTCCCGACGAAATGAAATTCCTTTGGCCCAGTTCAACACTCCAGAGCCTCGCAGGCTGACCAGACATGCCAACGCAGATCCATTTGATAGCATCATCGCAGCACCAAACAGCCTAACAAATTCCCAGCGGTTACAAAATCCTAGTGTACAGTCACCCCATTCTGCTGGGGACAAAGACAGAGACCCACTTCGAGCAATTATCTCCAGAAATGGTCCTCATGGTTAA
- the FGF23 gene encoding fibroblast growth factor 23 isoform X2, which translates to MSRASQCGFLEFMLFAMCSWEGIAAFPNASPLLSPNWGNTDSMLHLYTSSTRNSFHLQIHSSGLVDGSPHQTAYSALVIKSEGAGFVAISGVKSGRYLCMDLNGDIFGSHYFRYEDCTFKHWTLENGYDVYQSPKYHYLVSLGKVKQPLFPAPAFPSSNRRNPE; encoded by the exons ATGTCCCGGGCCTCTCAGTGTGGCTTCCTGGAGTTTATGCTGTTTGCAATGTGCAGCTGGGAGGGAATTGCTGCTTTTCCAAATGCCTCGCCTCTGCTCAGCCCCAACTGGGGGAACACGGACAGCATGCTGCACCTGTACACATCCTCGACACGGAACAGTTTCCACCTGCAAATCCACTCCAGTGGTCTTGTGGATGGAAGTCCTCACCAAACAGCATATA GTGCGCTGGTGATCAAATCTGAAGGGGCAGGTTTTGTGGCGATCAGTGGTGTGAAAAGTGGGCGCTATCTCTGCATGGACCTCAATGGGGATATCTTTGGATCA cactaCTTTCGTTATGAAGACTGCACTTTCAAACATTGGACCCTGGAAAATGGTTACGATGTCTACCAGTCTCCCAAGTACCACTATCTAGTCAGTCTTGGCAAAGTGAAGCAGCCTCTGTTCCCTG CACCAGCATTTCCCTCCTCAAACCGCAGGAACCCAGAATGA